The Rhodopseudomonas palustris genome window below encodes:
- a CDS encoding substrate-binding protein — protein sequence MSSDFSFQLDRRRFLSSFAFASTAIATGVGSWVIPADWANAAEGPIKVGVATDITGPMGYAGNADANVAKMVVKQINDAGGLLGRPLELHIEDTASNEAVAVGNVRKLVQRDKVDVVLGGITSSMRNAIKDVIVARGKTLYIYPQLYEGKECTPYLFCTGPTPAQQCDEFIPWLIKNGGKKFALPSANYVWPHTLNVYARKVIEANGGEVVLEEYYPLDQIDFSSTVNRIISNKVDVVFNTVIPPGVGPFFKQLYEAGFLKSGGRLACVYYDENTLGINQPAEIEGLASCLDYFKALAKDDPVSAKLQAEYDKAYPGNFLFAAGSAATGTYRGLKLWEAAVKEAGKIDRDGVAAALDHAKIAEGPGGPAEMVPGKRHCKMKMYTAVAKSGSYEIVARSEGLVDPKEC from the coding sequence ATGTCCAGCGACTTCAGCTTTCAGCTCGACCGCCGCCGCTTTCTCTCCAGTTTCGCCTTTGCCAGTACCGCGATTGCTACCGGCGTCGGAAGCTGGGTGATCCCGGCCGATTGGGCCAATGCCGCCGAAGGTCCGATCAAGGTCGGCGTCGCCACCGACATCACGGGGCCGATGGGCTATGCCGGCAACGCGGACGCCAACGTCGCCAAGATGGTGGTGAAGCAGATCAACGATGCCGGCGGTCTGCTCGGCCGGCCGCTCGAACTGCACATCGAGGATACCGCGTCGAACGAAGCGGTCGCGGTCGGCAATGTCCGCAAGCTGGTCCAGCGTGACAAGGTCGATGTCGTGCTCGGTGGCATCACGTCCTCGATGCGCAACGCCATCAAGGACGTCATCGTCGCTCGAGGCAAGACGCTGTACATCTATCCGCAGCTCTATGAGGGCAAGGAGTGCACGCCGTATCTGTTCTGCACCGGTCCGACTCCGGCGCAGCAATGCGACGAGTTCATCCCCTGGCTGATCAAGAACGGCGGCAAGAAGTTCGCGCTGCCGAGCGCCAACTATGTCTGGCCGCACACCCTCAACGTCTATGCCCGGAAGGTGATCGAGGCCAATGGCGGCGAGGTGGTGCTTGAAGAGTACTACCCGCTCGACCAGATCGACTTTTCGTCCACCGTCAACCGCATCATCTCCAACAAGGTCGACGTCGTGTTCAACACCGTGATCCCGCCTGGTGTCGGTCCGTTCTTCAAGCAGCTCTATGAAGCGGGCTTCCTGAAGAGCGGCGGTCGGCTTGCCTGCGTGTATTACGACGAGAACACGCTCGGCATCAATCAGCCGGCGGAGATCGAGGGCTTGGCGAGCTGCCTCGATTATTTCAAGGCGCTCGCCAAAGACGATCCAGTCAGCGCCAAACTGCAGGCCGAATACGACAAGGCCTATCCGGGCAACTTCCTGTTTGCGGCAGGCAGCGCCGCCACCGGCACCTATCGCGGCCTCAAGCTGTGGGAGGCGGCTGTGAAGGAAGCGGGCAAGATCGACCGCGACGGCGTCGCCGCGGCGCTCGATCATGCCAAGATCGCCGAAGGTCCTGGTGGGCCAGCCGAGATGGTGCCCGGCAAGCGCCACTGCAAAATGAAGATGTACACCGCGGTCGCCAAGAGCGGCAGCTACGAGATCGTCGCGCGGAGCGAAGGTCTGGTCGACCCGAAGGAATGCTGA
- a CDS encoding branched-chain amino acid ABC transporter permease, translating to MTEASPTVEAVSPPRAKRRPAVLPIIEIAVLAIFLLLPVVLQDYLTVFMTRVLILCLFALSFDLVWGYAGIMSFGQAVFFGGAGYGVALLGRDLGISSMLLVVPAGVLIGFALALLIGGFLLLGRNPSSVIFVSLGTLTASYAFDRLARGWYYLGGQNGIPSIPQMTMGSYELGEGPVFYYLALAILFAVYLACRFLVRSQFGLALAGLRENEQRIAFFGYKVQHLKAIVFSLGGAIAGLAGSLYAFHEGFVWPNMLGVVMSTQVVLYVLFGGSGTLIGAVIGTVVIEIVSFWLSNSYQDIWPIILGALMLLVILFRPAGLISLVVGHSERIGSFGRPPKPGRRERSHGPA from the coding sequence ATGACTGAAGCATCCCCGACCGTCGAAGCTGTCTCGCCGCCGCGCGCCAAGCGCCGCCCCGCGGTGCTGCCGATCATCGAGATCGCTGTGCTGGCGATCTTCTTGCTGTTGCCGGTTGTGCTGCAGGATTACCTCACCGTGTTCATGACGCGGGTGCTGATCCTGTGCCTGTTCGCGCTGTCGTTCGACCTGGTGTGGGGCTACGCCGGGATCATGAGCTTTGGCCAGGCCGTGTTCTTTGGCGGCGCCGGCTACGGCGTGGCACTGCTTGGTCGCGATCTCGGCATCTCCTCGATGTTGCTGGTGGTGCCGGCCGGCGTGCTGATCGGGTTCGCGCTGGCGCTGTTGATCGGCGGCTTTCTGCTGCTTGGACGCAATCCGTCGAGCGTCATCTTCGTCTCGCTCGGGACGCTGACCGCATCCTATGCGTTCGATCGGCTGGCGCGGGGCTGGTACTATCTCGGCGGCCAGAACGGCATCCCGTCGATCCCGCAGATGACGATGGGTAGTTACGAACTGGGCGAGGGCCCGGTGTTCTATTATCTGGCACTGGCGATCTTGTTCGCGGTGTATCTCGCTTGCCGCTTTCTGGTGCGGTCACAGTTCGGGCTGGCGTTGGCCGGCCTCCGCGAGAATGAGCAGCGTATCGCCTTCTTCGGCTACAAGGTTCAGCATCTCAAGGCGATCGTGTTCTCGCTCGGTGGAGCGATCGCGGGGCTCGCCGGCAGCCTCTACGCCTTCCACGAGGGATTCGTCTGGCCCAACATGCTCGGCGTGGTGATGTCGACCCAGGTGGTGTTGTACGTATTGTTCGGCGGCTCCGGCACGCTGATCGGCGCGGTGATCGGCACCGTGGTGATCGAGATCGTGTCGTTCTGGCTGTCGAATTCCTACCAGGACATCTGGCCGATCATTCTCGGCGCGTTGATGTTGCTGGTGATCCTGTTCCGTCCCGCCGGACTGATCAGCCTGGTCGTCGGCCACAGCGAGCGGATCGGCAGCTTCGGCCGGCCGCCGAAGCCGGGCCGTAGGGAGCGCAGCCATGGCCCTGCTTGA
- a CDS encoding ABC transporter ATP-binding protein — MALLEARGMRKVFGELTALNGAELTVQPNEFHGLIGPNGSGKSTMMKCIAGAEVPTAGRVGFDGADITGASPAERARAGMSLKFQITSVLPALTLYDNVLLALQGQTALTKLMFSRTRGLLHDKVMAMLEQFRLVDRASEHASALSHGQQQWLEIAMALAPDPKLLLLDEPTGGMSLEERRVTGELLAPIKSRCSLVIVEHDLDFIRDICDRLTVLDQGAVLDTGTVEQIQASPKVQEVYLRRA, encoded by the coding sequence ATGGCCCTGCTTGAAGCGCGCGGCATGAGAAAGGTGTTCGGCGAGCTCACCGCCCTGAACGGGGCCGAACTGACGGTGCAGCCGAACGAGTTTCACGGTCTGATCGGCCCCAACGGCTCTGGCAAGAGTACGATGATGAAATGCATCGCTGGCGCCGAAGTCCCGACTGCTGGCCGCGTCGGCTTCGACGGCGCTGATATCACCGGGGCATCACCGGCCGAGCGCGCCCGCGCCGGCATGAGTCTGAAATTCCAGATCACCTCGGTGCTGCCGGCGTTGACGTTGTACGACAATGTGCTGCTGGCGCTGCAGGGCCAGACTGCGCTGACCAAGCTGATGTTCTCGCGCACCCGCGGGCTGCTGCACGACAAGGTGATGGCGATGCTGGAGCAGTTTCGCCTCGTCGACCGCGCCAGTGAGCATGCCTCTGCGCTGTCGCACGGCCAGCAGCAATGGCTGGAGATCGCCATGGCGCTGGCGCCGGACCCGAAACTGCTGCTGCTCGACGAGCCCACCGGCGGCATGAGCCTGGAAGAGCGCCGCGTCACCGGTGAGCTGCTGGCGCCGATCAAATCGCGCTGCTCGCTGGTGATCGTCGAGCACGATCTCGATTTCATCCGCGACATCTGCGATCGCCTCACCGTGCTGGATCAGGGCGCAGTCCTCGATACCGGAACGGTCGAGCAGATCCAGGCGAGTCCGAAGGTCCAGGAGGTCTATCTCCGCCGTGCTTGA
- a CDS encoding ABC transporter ATP-binding protein, translating into MLEDHYLDIRDLDAGYGRSQVLFGVSLTAPWRGGVAILGRNGAGKTTLMKAIMGELPVKRGSVSLDSRDVTKLPTEQRVRAGFGYVPQDHPVFARLTIRDNLAVGALTNKDSRAVDRVLEMFPKLGQRLDQIAGTLSGGERKMLAIGRAMLSEPSVLLLDEPTEGVWIGVIEEITDRLIALAKEIAVVIVEQHLDLALRVADHAFVLDRGRIALTGTADEVRNDPRLLQYLAP; encoded by the coding sequence GTGCTTGAGGATCATTATCTCGACATTCGCGATCTCGATGCCGGCTACGGACGCAGTCAGGTGCTGTTCGGCGTGTCGTTGACAGCGCCGTGGCGCGGTGGCGTGGCCATTCTGGGCCGCAACGGCGCCGGCAAGACCACGTTGATGAAGGCGATCATGGGCGAATTGCCGGTCAAGCGCGGCAGCGTGTCGCTGGATTCGCGGGACGTCACCAAGCTGCCGACCGAACAACGCGTCCGCGCCGGCTTCGGCTATGTGCCGCAGGACCACCCGGTGTTTGCGCGGCTGACGATCCGCGACAATCTTGCGGTCGGGGCGCTGACGAATAAAGACAGCCGCGCGGTCGACCGTGTGCTGGAGATGTTTCCCAAGCTCGGCCAGCGGCTTGACCAAATCGCCGGCACGTTGTCTGGCGGCGAGCGCAAGATGCTGGCGATCGGCCGTGCGATGCTGTCGGAGCCGAGCGTGCTGTTGCTCGACGAGCCGACCGAAGGGGTATGGATCGGTGTAATCGAAGAGATCACCGACCGGTTGATCGCGTTGGCGAAAGAGATTGCCGTGGTGATCGTCGAGCAGCATCTCGACCTCGCCCTGCGCGTTGCCGACCACGCCTTCGTGCTCGACCGCGGACGCATTGCGCTCACCGGCACCGCCGATGAAGTCCGCAACGATCCGCGGCTGCTGCAATATCTGGCGCCATAA
- a CDS encoding alpha/beta fold hydrolase yields MQQPQSHFFQSHGQRLHYWDWGNAAAPPLLLIHGGKDHGRSWDGLARALQPHFHVIAPDLRGHGDSDWARGGSYALPEYVYDLTRLPPLADAAPATVIGHSMGGMIAMLYAGTFPEKVNRLVVLDGVTVRPDAKMAAVHERMIKWLGQLERLEGREPRRYATIADAAAQMRAHNKRLTPELALHLATHGARRNDDGSYSWKFDPYQRVTAPHRLAPQEYAELWARITCPTLLLFAGESFIDPAQAAEASRSFKDVRAEIVSDAGHWLQHDRPDEVLRLISEFVELPSEA; encoded by the coding sequence ATGCAACAACCACAAAGTCACTTCTTTCAATCCCACGGCCAGCGCCTGCACTATTGGGACTGGGGTAACGCCGCCGCGCCGCCACTGCTGCTGATTCATGGCGGCAAGGACCACGGCCGAAGCTGGGATGGCCTCGCCCGCGCGCTACAGCCGCACTTTCACGTGATCGCGCCGGATCTGCGGGGCCACGGCGATTCCGACTGGGCGCGCGGCGGCAGCTACGCACTGCCCGAATACGTCTACGACCTGACCCGCCTTCCACCGCTGGCGGATGCTGCGCCCGCGACCGTCATCGGCCATTCGATGGGCGGCATGATCGCGATGCTGTATGCGGGCACGTTTCCGGAGAAGGTGAATCGGCTCGTGGTGCTCGACGGCGTCACGGTCCGCCCTGACGCGAAGATGGCTGCGGTCCACGAGCGGATGATCAAATGGCTCGGGCAGCTGGAGCGGCTGGAAGGCCGCGAGCCGCGCCGCTACGCAACGATCGCCGACGCTGCGGCCCAGATGCGCGCACACAACAAGCGACTGACGCCGGAGCTGGCGTTGCATCTGGCCACCCATGGGGCGCGCCGCAACGACGACGGCAGCTATTCATGGAAATTCGACCCGTATCAACGGGTGACGGCGCCGCATCGGCTCGCGCCGCAGGAATACGCCGAGCTGTGGGCGCGGATCACTTGCCCGACGCTGCTGCTGTTCGCCGGTGAGAGCTTCATCGATCCGGCCCAGGCAGCCGAGGCTTCGCGCAGCTTTAAAGACGTTCGCGCCGAGATCGTCTCCGACGCCGGCCACTGGCTCCAGCACGACCGGCCCGACGAGGTGCTGCGGCTGATTTCGGAATTCGTCGAGCTTCCTTCCGAGGCTTGA
- a CDS encoding ArsR/SmtB family transcription factor — protein MAAASGARKTSPALRRVDTRELRENAVVAAEFLKTLSNVSRLIMLCQLAEGEKSVSELTELLDERQPTVSQQLARLRSEKLVQARREGQQVFYSLASEEVRSLILALHATFCRKDRDKDRPAAASRAKPATAPRRQRQSVDA, from the coding sequence ATGGCTGCGGCCAGCGGAGCCCGAAAGACCTCTCCGGCGCTGAGGCGTGTCGATACCCGCGAGCTACGCGAAAATGCCGTGGTGGCGGCCGAGTTTCTGAAGACGCTGTCGAACGTGTCGCGGCTGATCATGCTGTGTCAGCTCGCCGAAGGCGAAAAGTCGGTGTCGGAACTCACTGAGCTGCTCGACGAACGGCAGCCGACGGTGTCGCAGCAACTCGCGCGGCTGCGCAGCGAAAAGCTGGTGCAGGCAAGGCGCGAGGGGCAGCAGGTGTTCTATTCGCTCGCCAGCGAAGAGGTCCGCAGCCTGATCCTGGCGTTGCATGCCACCTTCTGTCGCAAGGATCGCGACAAGGACAGACCCGCGGCAGCCTCGCGCGCGAAGCCCGCGACAGCGCCACGCCGTCAGCGCCAAAGCGTCGACGCCTGA
- a CDS encoding rhodanese-like domain-containing protein, protein MSVKTISPIEAHRLVTDGRAVLVDVRERHEIAREHINGAIELPLTGFKHRDLGAAQGRKAIFFCHSGGRTRMYAGQIEAKASGVCEPYVLGGGILAWRKAGFPTVQGPKPPGLFQRLFGRKPAD, encoded by the coding sequence ATGAGCGTGAAGACGATTTCGCCGATCGAAGCCCACCGCCTCGTGACCGACGGTCGTGCGGTGCTGGTCGACGTGCGCGAGCGACACGAGATTGCCCGCGAACATATCAACGGCGCGATCGAACTGCCGCTGACCGGTTTCAAGCACCGCGATCTCGGCGCAGCGCAGGGACGCAAGGCGATCTTCTTCTGCCATTCCGGCGGACGGACGCGGATGTATGCGGGCCAGATCGAAGCCAAGGCGAGCGGCGTATGTGAGCCTTACGTGCTCGGCGGCGGCATTCTGGCGTGGCGCAAGGCCGGCTTTCCGACCGTGCAGGGCCCGAAACCGCCGGGCCTGTTTCAGCGCCTGTTCGGCCGCAAGCCGGCTGACTGA
- a CDS encoding NAD(P)/FAD-dependent oxidoreductase — MRNITIIGLGFAGLTAARELRKHNIDAAITMISPRRELHFLPSSIWIPAGLRQAERLKVPLDSFLTKHRIDFVEASATGLKDGGRSVVTDRGELRNDHLIIATGGRFIRKLPGIEHALIPCEGIKIGEEIGRRLDALKGGTIAVGFATNPNEPGAMRGGPMFEFLFIIDALLRRQGKRPGFEIVFFSPAPRPGARLGERAVDGLLQEMKNRGIATRLGRKILRFEERKVVLDGGEIDADLILFMPGLTGPAWLEDTDLPLSAGGMIKADELCRVEGQPNVWVAGDAGSFPGPDWMPKQAHQADLQAIAVAANIAAIESGQQPITRFKPELVCIVDMLDSGMLVFRNQRFNFVGPKMKLFHWLKRLFERHYLTTFR; from the coding sequence ATGCGCAACATCACCATCATCGGCTTGGGCTTTGCCGGCCTCACCGCCGCCCGCGAGCTGCGCAAGCATAACATCGACGCCGCAATCACGATGATCTCGCCGCGACGGGAACTGCACTTCCTGCCGAGCTCGATCTGGATTCCCGCCGGCCTCCGTCAAGCAGAACGGCTGAAGGTGCCGCTCGACAGTTTCTTGACCAAACACCGGATCGACTTCGTCGAAGCCTCCGCCACAGGTCTGAAGGACGGTGGCCGCAGTGTCGTCACCGACCGCGGCGAACTGCGTAACGATCATCTGATCATTGCGACCGGCGGCCGCTTCATCCGCAAATTGCCGGGTATCGAGCACGCGCTGATCCCGTGCGAAGGCATCAAGATCGGCGAAGAGATCGGGCGTCGGCTCGACGCGCTGAAGGGCGGCACCATCGCGGTCGGCTTCGCCACCAATCCGAACGAGCCCGGCGCGATGCGTGGCGGGCCGATGTTCGAGTTCCTTTTCATCATCGATGCGCTGCTGCGCCGGCAAGGAAAGCGGCCGGGCTTCGAGATCGTGTTCTTCAGCCCCGCGCCGCGTCCCGGCGCGCGGCTCGGCGAACGCGCGGTCGACGGCCTGCTGCAGGAAATGAAAAACCGCGGCATCGCGACCCGACTCGGCCGCAAGATCCTGCGGTTCGAAGAACGCAAAGTGGTGCTCGACGGCGGCGAGATCGACGCCGACCTGATCCTGTTCATGCCGGGTCTGACCGGTCCGGCCTGGCTCGAGGACACTGACCTGCCGCTATCGGCCGGTGGCATGATCAAGGCGGACGAGCTGTGCCGGGTCGAGGGGCAGCCCAACGTCTGGGTCGCCGGCGACGCCGGTTCATTCCCCGGCCCGGACTGGATGCCGAAGCAGGCGCATCAGGCCGATCTGCAGGCGATTGCGGTTGCGGCCAACATCGCCGCGATCGAATCGGGACAGCAACCGATCACTCGCTTCAAGCCGGAGCTGGTCTGCATCGTCGATATGCTCGACTCCGGCATGCTGGTGTTTCGCAATCAACGCTTCAACTTCGTCGGCCCGAAGATGAAGCTGTTTCATTGGCTGAAGCGCTTGTTCGAACGTCACTACCTGACGACATTCCGCTGA
- a CDS encoding SAM-dependent methyltransferase codes for MASEHFDMWESRFSADGYLFGTAPNAFLASCRDLLPKQGRALAIADGEGRNGVFLAECGLSVLSVDFSPTAQAKVHKLAAEHGVTIETRTVDLLSSQWPDGFDVIAGIFFQFVEPEQRPQIFQQIRDALKPGGLLLIEGYRPKQLVYKTGGPSRAENLYTRELLEQAFGDFDNLSIREHDSEIVEGAGHVGLSALIDLIGWKPK; via the coding sequence ATGGCATCCGAACATTTCGACATGTGGGAGAGCCGTTTTTCCGCCGACGGCTATCTGTTCGGCACTGCGCCGAACGCTTTTCTCGCGTCGTGCCGTGATCTGCTGCCGAAGCAGGGGCGCGCGCTGGCGATCGCCGATGGTGAGGGGCGCAACGGCGTATTCCTGGCCGAATGCGGACTCTCCGTATTGTCGGTCGATTTCTCGCCGACCGCGCAGGCCAAGGTGCACAAGCTCGCAGCCGAGCACGGCGTCACGATCGAAACCCGAACCGTCGATCTCTTGAGCTCGCAGTGGCCGGACGGATTCGACGTGATCGCCGGCATCTTCTTCCAGTTCGTCGAACCGGAGCAGCGCCCGCAGATCTTTCAACAGATCCGCGACGCGCTGAAGCCTGGAGGGCTCTTACTGATCGAGGGCTATCGCCCTAAGCAGCTCGTCTACAAGACCGGCGGTCCGAGCCGCGCCGAAAACCTCTACACCCGCGAACTCCTGGAGCAAGCGTTCGGCGACTTCGACAATCTCAGCATTCGCGAGCACGATAGCGAGATCGTCGAAGGCGCCGGTCACGTCGGACTATCGGCGCTGATCGATCTGATCGGATGGAAGCCAAAGTAG
- a CDS encoding ArsC/Spx/MgsR family protein: MAKVVFYEKPGCVGNARQKALLTQSGHELEVRNLLAEPWTRETLRPFFGDKPLIAWFNQSSPKVKAGAIDFATLGEEAALALMIEDPLLIRRPLMQSGDRREVGFDQATVDAWLGLQIGAPRVFDGCAMDD; encoded by the coding sequence ATGGCCAAAGTGGTGTTTTACGAGAAGCCCGGCTGCGTCGGCAACGCGCGGCAGAAGGCGCTGCTCACCCAATCCGGTCACGAGCTCGAGGTTCGCAACCTGCTGGCCGAGCCGTGGACGCGCGAGACGCTGCGGCCATTCTTCGGCGACAAGCCGCTCATCGCCTGGTTCAACCAGTCGTCGCCGAAAGTGAAGGCCGGCGCGATCGATTTCGCTACGCTCGGTGAGGAGGCGGCACTCGCTCTGATGATCGAGGATCCGCTGCTGATCCGCCGCCCGCTGATGCAATCAGGCGACCGCCGTGAAGTCGGCTTCGATCAGGCCACCGTTGACGCCTGGCTCGGGCTGCAGATTGGCGCACCGCGCGTGTTCGACGGCTGCGCGATGGACGATTAA
- a CDS encoding DUF2478 domain-containing protein gives MADSSAEAPRIAAIIYRADDDVDALLAEFAFARLAAGERLGGIVQRNIKDAAGKKIDMQLIDLMTGEAIGISQTLGSGAGSCKLDAGGLAESAQAVTRAVASGAALVVINKFSKQEATGKGLRNEFAEAIVAGRPLLTAVPEKCADAWREFIGDEGAVLPCSRAAIETWWAGLAPRLAEPSAYGTNADERAHKTIC, from the coding sequence ATGGCCGACAGCAGCGCAGAGGCACCAAGGATCGCCGCGATCATCTATCGTGCCGACGACGACGTCGACGCGCTGCTGGCGGAGTTCGCATTCGCCCGGCTTGCAGCCGGAGAGCGGCTCGGCGGCATCGTGCAGCGAAACATCAAAGACGCGGCCGGCAAGAAGATCGACATGCAGCTGATCGACCTGATGACCGGCGAGGCGATCGGGATTTCGCAGACGCTCGGCAGCGGCGCGGGATCGTGCAAGCTCGACGCCGGCGGCCTGGCTGAGTCCGCCCAAGCCGTGACGCGCGCGGTCGCGAGCGGGGCCGCGCTGGTGGTAATCAACAAATTCTCGAAACAGGAAGCGACCGGCAAGGGGCTGCGCAACGAATTCGCCGAGGCGATCGTCGCCGGACGGCCGCTCCTCACCGCGGTGCCGGAGAAATGCGCCGACGCGTGGCGCGAGTTCATCGGCGACGAGGGCGCGGTGCTGCCGTGCAGCCGCGCAGCGATCGAGACATGGTGGGCCGGCCTCGCACCGCGACTGGCAGAGCCATCGGCCTACGGCACGAACGCTGATGAGCGCGCGCACAAGACGATCTGTTGA
- the modD gene encoding ModD protein, whose product MPAATTAELERLLDDDVPCGDLTTEALGIGAASGVMQFTARDPMVLALAEDAAAIIRLCGCEVELSASSGSRLAAGAPILTARGSASGLLRSWKVAQTLIEIWSGVATTARDIVDAARAVSPTIAVACTRKNTPGTKRFAVAAVKAGGATMHRLGLSETVLVFGEHRGFLDEPLAATVSRLRATLPEKKLITEVASIDAALTAAEAGFDVLQLEKFAPADVATLIQQLAARPSRPVVAVAGGVNAGNAAAYAEAGAEVLVTSAPYTAKPRDVQVRITPAK is encoded by the coding sequence ATGCCTGCCGCCACCACTGCCGAACTGGAGCGCCTGCTCGACGACGACGTGCCTTGCGGCGATTTGACGACCGAGGCGCTGGGCATCGGTGCGGCGTCCGGGGTGATGCAGTTCACCGCCCGCGATCCGATGGTGCTGGCGCTCGCCGAAGATGCCGCCGCGATCATCCGGTTGTGCGGCTGCGAGGTTGAACTCTCTGCTTCATCCGGCAGTCGGCTCGCGGCGGGCGCGCCGATCCTGACCGCCCGTGGCAGCGCCTCGGGCCTGCTGCGCAGCTGGAAGGTGGCGCAGACGCTGATCGAGATCTGGTCCGGCGTTGCCACCACGGCGCGCGACATCGTCGATGCGGCCCGCGCGGTGTCGCCGACGATCGCGGTCGCCTGCACCCGCAAGAACACACCGGGCACCAAGCGGTTCGCGGTCGCTGCCGTCAAGGCCGGCGGCGCCACTATGCACCGGCTCGGCCTGTCCGAAACCGTGCTGGTGTTCGGCGAGCATCGCGGCTTTCTCGATGAGCCGCTGGCGGCCACGGTGTCTCGGCTGCGCGCCACGCTGCCCGAGAAGAAACTGATTACCGAAGTAGCGTCGATCGACGCGGCCCTCACCGCGGCCGAGGCCGGGTTCGACGTACTGCAACTGGAAAAATTCGCTCCCGCCGATGTCGCGACTTTGATCCAGCAACTTGCCGCGCGGCCGTCGCGCCCGGTGGTCGCGGTTGCCGGCGGCGTCAACGCCGGCAACGCTGCGGCTTATGCAGAAGCCGGCGCTGAGGTGCTGGTGACGTCGGCGCCGTACACAGCAAAACCGCGCGACGTGCAGGTGCGGATCACGCCGGCGAAGTAA